A region of Cataglyphis hispanica isolate Lineage 1 chromosome 6, ULB_Chis1_1.0, whole genome shotgun sequence DNA encodes the following proteins:
- the LOC126850396 gene encoding glutamate-gated chloride channel isoform X4 translates to MGWVALGRCAGGGGRLSSILSLSLTSLASSLIFTFLCILTLAFTLVTLARAEDIFEEGKSDKEILDNLLLSTRYDKRLLPPVQGLLGVTDADFCCGMKRPGDSTGLTNQSSIFSNDLENQNKNQNNNHYTSHQYLRTHLRGTLTVNVSVLLLSLASPDESSLKYEVEFLLQQQWYDPRLRYSNRSRYEFLNAIHHYEDIWLPDTYFIMHGDFKDPIIPVHFALRIYRNGTVNYLMRRHLIISCQGSLNIFPFDDPLCSFAIESISYEQTAITYVWKNDEGTLRKSPSLTSLNAYLIKNQTITCPIKVSWRADGHIIDEDELDDFGNFKCSLCQRRFEEQGNYSCLKVDLIFTRDRSFYFTTVFIPGIILVTSSFITFWLEWNAVPARVMIGVTTMLNFFTTSNGFRGTLPVVSNLTAMNVWDGVCMCFIYASLLEFVCVNYVGRKRPMHNVVYRPGENPVTQRLPAVLSRIGIILASPLGKKKREGGATTGGTTGANEIVTCTNCGPNPCTHTATNGCTAELRKKDPPHPIRVAKTIDVIARITFPIAYFMFLTFFFIHYKGTS, encoded by the exons ATGGGTTGGGTGGCGCTAGGGCGGTGTGCGGGTGGTGGCGGCCGCCTCTCGTCCATCCTTTCGCTGTCTCTTACTTCCCTCGCGAGCTCCCTCATCTTCACTTTCCTCTGTATCCTCACACTTGCTTTTACTCTCGTCACTCTTGCGCGTGCTGAAGACAT TTTCGAAGAGGGCAAGTCGGACAAGGAAATTCTGGACAACTTGTTGCTGTCGACGCGTTATGACAAGCGGCTTCTACCCCCGGTCCAAG GGCTGTTGGGTGTTACAGATGCTGATTTCTGCTGCGGAATGAAAAGACCTGGTGACAGTACCGGCTTGACAAACCAGTCGTCGATCTTCTCTAACGACCTCGAGAACCAGAACAAGAACCAGAACAATAACCACTATACGTCGCACCAATACCTTCGCACTCACCTTCGTG GAACATTGACTGTGAACGTGAGCGTGCTGTTGTTAAGCTTAGCTTCTCCAGACGAATCCAGTttg AAATACGAGGTGGAATTTTTACTGCAGCAACAATGGTACGATCCACGATTACGTTACAGTAATAGATCcagatatgaatttttaaatgcgattCATCATTACGAAGATATCTGGTTACcggatacatattttataatgcatgGAGATTTCAAGGATCCCATTATTCCCGTACATTTTGCCCTGCGAATATATCGCAATGGCACTGTCAACTACCTTATGCG gcGTCACCTTATCATATCCTGTCAGGGTAGCCTTAACATCTTCCCCTTTGATGACCCATTGTGTTCATTCGCGATTGAGAGCA tatccTACGAGCAGACAGCGATTACGTACGTATGGAAAAACGACGAGGGTACGTTACGAAAAAGTCCAAGCCTAACATCACTGAATGCATATCTCATTAAGAATCAGACAATCACATGTCCGATCAAAGTGAGCTGGAGAG CTGACGGACATATTATCGATGAGGACGAGTTGGATGATTTTGGAAACTTTAAGTGCTCGCTATGCCAGCGCAGGTTTGAGGAGCAAG GTAATTACAGCTGCTTAAAAGTGGATCTAATCTTTACGCGAGATCGTTCTTTCTATTTTACTACGGTTTTCATCCCGGGTATTATTTTGGTAACCAGCTCTTTCATCACATTCTGGCTTGAGTGGAACGCCGTGCCGGCGCGAGTGATGATCG GTGTAACAACAATGCTCAACTTTTTCACTACGTCGAATGGCTTCCGGGGAACGCTGCCCGTCGTTTCAAACTTGACTGCCATGAATGTATGGGATGGCGTGTGCATGTGCTTCATCTACGCGAGTCTTCTCGAATTTGTTTGCGTGAACTATGTTGGTCGCAAGCGGCCGATGCACAACGTTGTCTATCGTCCAGGCGAAAATCCCGTCACCCAG CGGCTCCCAGCGGTACTCAGCAGGATAGGAATTATATTGGCCAGCCCTTTG GGTAAAAAGAAGCGGGAAGGCGGAGCTACCACCGGTGGGACTACTGGAGCAAACGAAATCGTCACTTGCACCAACTGTGGACCTAATCCTTGCACGCACACGGCAACGAATGGTTGTACTGCCGAA ctaAGAAAGAAAGACCCGCCACATCCAATTAGGGTGGCGAAAACAATTGATGTGATAGCCAGGATCACTTTTCCAATCGCctattttatgtttcttacTTTCTTCTTCATTCACTATAAGGGCACTTCGTAG
- the LOC126850396 gene encoding glutamate-gated chloride channel isoform X13 codes for MGWVALGRCAGGGGRLSSILSLSLTSLASSLIFTFLCILTLAFTLVTLARAEDIFEEGKSDKEILDNLLLSTRYDKRLLPPVQGTLTVNVSVLLLSLASPDESSLKYEVEFLLQQQWYDPRLRYSNRSRYEFLNAIHHYEDIWLPDTYFIMHGDFKDPIIPVHFALRIYRNGTVNYLMRRHLIISCQGSLNIFPFDDPLCSFAIESISYEQTAITYVWKNDEGTLRKSPSLTSLNAYLIKNQTITCPIKVSWRADGHIIDEDELDDFGNFKCSLCQRRFEEQGNYSCLKVDLIFTRDRSFYFTTVFIPGIILVTSSFITFWLEWNAVPARVMIGVTTMLNFFTTSNGFRGTLPVVSNLTAMNVWDGVCMCFIYASLLEFVCVNYVGRKRPMHNVVYRPGENPVTQRLPAVLSRIGIILASPLGKKKREGGATTGGTTGANEIVTCTNCGPNPCTHTATNGCTAELRKKDPPHPIRVAKTIDVIARITFPIAYFMFLTFFFIHYKGTS; via the exons ATGGGTTGGGTGGCGCTAGGGCGGTGTGCGGGTGGTGGCGGCCGCCTCTCGTCCATCCTTTCGCTGTCTCTTACTTCCCTCGCGAGCTCCCTCATCTTCACTTTCCTCTGTATCCTCACACTTGCTTTTACTCTCGTCACTCTTGCGCGTGCTGAAGACAT TTTCGAAGAGGGCAAGTCGGACAAGGAAATTCTGGACAACTTGTTGCTGTCGACGCGTTATGACAAGCGGCTTCTACCCCCGGTCCAAG GAACATTGACTGTGAACGTGAGCGTGCTGTTGTTAAGCTTAGCTTCTCCAGACGAATCCAGTttg AAATACGAGGTGGAATTTTTACTGCAGCAACAATGGTACGATCCACGATTACGTTACAGTAATAGATCcagatatgaatttttaaatgcgattCATCATTACGAAGATATCTGGTTACcggatacatattttataatgcatgGAGATTTCAAGGATCCCATTATTCCCGTACATTTTGCCCTGCGAATATATCGCAATGGCACTGTCAACTACCTTATGCG gcGTCACCTTATCATATCCTGTCAGGGTAGCCTTAACATCTTCCCCTTTGATGACCCATTGTGTTCATTCGCGATTGAGAGCA tatccTACGAGCAGACAGCGATTACGTACGTATGGAAAAACGACGAGGGTACGTTACGAAAAAGTCCAAGCCTAACATCACTGAATGCATATCTCATTAAGAATCAGACAATCACATGTCCGATCAAAGTGAGCTGGAGAG CTGACGGACATATTATCGATGAGGACGAGTTGGATGATTTTGGAAACTTTAAGTGCTCGCTATGCCAGCGCAGGTTTGAGGAGCAAG GTAATTACAGCTGCTTAAAAGTGGATCTAATCTTTACGCGAGATCGTTCTTTCTATTTTACTACGGTTTTCATCCCGGGTATTATTTTGGTAACCAGCTCTTTCATCACATTCTGGCTTGAGTGGAACGCCGTGCCGGCGCGAGTGATGATCG GTGTAACAACAATGCTCAACTTTTTCACTACGTCGAATGGCTTCCGGGGAACGCTGCCCGTCGTTTCAAACTTGACTGCCATGAATGTATGGGATGGCGTGTGCATGTGCTTCATCTACGCGAGTCTTCTCGAATTTGTTTGCGTGAACTATGTTGGTCGCAAGCGGCCGATGCACAACGTTGTCTATCGTCCAGGCGAAAATCCCGTCACCCAG CGGCTCCCAGCGGTACTCAGCAGGATAGGAATTATATTGGCCAGCCCTTTG GGTAAAAAGAAGCGGGAAGGCGGAGCTACCACCGGTGGGACTACTGGAGCAAACGAAATCGTCACTTGCACCAACTGTGGACCTAATCCTTGCACGCACACGGCAACGAATGGTTGTACTGCCGAA ctaAGAAAGAAAGACCCGCCACATCCAATTAGGGTGGCGAAAACAATTGATGTGATAGCCAGGATCACTTTTCCAATCGCctattttatgtttcttacTTTCTTCTTCATTCACTATAAGGGCACTTCGTAG
- the LOC126850396 gene encoding glutamate-gated chloride channel isoform X9, which translates to MGWVALGRCAGGGGRLSSILSLSLTSLASSLIFTFLCILTLAFTLVTLARAEDIFEEGKSDKEILDNLLLSTRYDKRLLPPVQGLLGVTDADFCCGMKRPGDSTGLTNQSSIFSNDLENQNKNQNNNHYTSHQYLRTHLRGTLTVNVSVLLLSLASPDESSLKYEVEFLLQQQWYDPRLRYSNRSRYEFLNAIHHYEDIWLPDTYFIMHGDFKDPIIPVHFALRIYRNGTVNYLMRRHLIISCQGSLNIFPFDDPLCSFAIESISYEQTAITYVWKNDEGTLRKSPSLTSLNAYLIKNQTITCPIKVSWRGNYSCLKVDLIFTRDRSFYFTTVFIPGIILVTSSFITFWLEWNAVPARVMIGVTTMLNFFTTSNGFRGTLPVVSNLTAMNVWDGVCMCFIYASLLEFVCVNYVGRKRPMHNVVYRPGENPVTQRLPAVLSRIGIILASPLGKKKREGGATTGGTTGANEIVTCTNCGPNPCTHTATNGCTAELRKKDPPHPIRVAKTIDVIARITFPIAYFMFLTFFFIHYKGTS; encoded by the exons ATGGGTTGGGTGGCGCTAGGGCGGTGTGCGGGTGGTGGCGGCCGCCTCTCGTCCATCCTTTCGCTGTCTCTTACTTCCCTCGCGAGCTCCCTCATCTTCACTTTCCTCTGTATCCTCACACTTGCTTTTACTCTCGTCACTCTTGCGCGTGCTGAAGACAT TTTCGAAGAGGGCAAGTCGGACAAGGAAATTCTGGACAACTTGTTGCTGTCGACGCGTTATGACAAGCGGCTTCTACCCCCGGTCCAAG GGCTGTTGGGTGTTACAGATGCTGATTTCTGCTGCGGAATGAAAAGACCTGGTGACAGTACCGGCTTGACAAACCAGTCGTCGATCTTCTCTAACGACCTCGAGAACCAGAACAAGAACCAGAACAATAACCACTATACGTCGCACCAATACCTTCGCACTCACCTTCGTG GAACATTGACTGTGAACGTGAGCGTGCTGTTGTTAAGCTTAGCTTCTCCAGACGAATCCAGTttg AAATACGAGGTGGAATTTTTACTGCAGCAACAATGGTACGATCCACGATTACGTTACAGTAATAGATCcagatatgaatttttaaatgcgattCATCATTACGAAGATATCTGGTTACcggatacatattttataatgcatgGAGATTTCAAGGATCCCATTATTCCCGTACATTTTGCCCTGCGAATATATCGCAATGGCACTGTCAACTACCTTATGCG gcGTCACCTTATCATATCCTGTCAGGGTAGCCTTAACATCTTCCCCTTTGATGACCCATTGTGTTCATTCGCGATTGAGAGCA tatccTACGAGCAGACAGCGATTACGTACGTATGGAAAAACGACGAGGGTACGTTACGAAAAAGTCCAAGCCTAACATCACTGAATGCATATCTCATTAAGAATCAGACAATCACATGTCCGATCAAAGTGAGCTGGAGAG GTAATTACAGCTGCTTAAAAGTGGATCTAATCTTTACGCGAGATCGTTCTTTCTATTTTACTACGGTTTTCATCCCGGGTATTATTTTGGTAACCAGCTCTTTCATCACATTCTGGCTTGAGTGGAACGCCGTGCCGGCGCGAGTGATGATCG GTGTAACAACAATGCTCAACTTTTTCACTACGTCGAATGGCTTCCGGGGAACGCTGCCCGTCGTTTCAAACTTGACTGCCATGAATGTATGGGATGGCGTGTGCATGTGCTTCATCTACGCGAGTCTTCTCGAATTTGTTTGCGTGAACTATGTTGGTCGCAAGCGGCCGATGCACAACGTTGTCTATCGTCCAGGCGAAAATCCCGTCACCCAG CGGCTCCCAGCGGTACTCAGCAGGATAGGAATTATATTGGCCAGCCCTTTG GGTAAAAAGAAGCGGGAAGGCGGAGCTACCACCGGTGGGACTACTGGAGCAAACGAAATCGTCACTTGCACCAACTGTGGACCTAATCCTTGCACGCACACGGCAACGAATGGTTGTACTGCCGAA ctaAGAAAGAAAGACCCGCCACATCCAATTAGGGTGGCGAAAACAATTGATGTGATAGCCAGGATCACTTTTCCAATCGCctattttatgtttcttacTTTCTTCTTCATTCACTATAAGGGCACTTCGTAG
- the LOC126850396 gene encoding glutamate-gated chloride channel isoform X21, translated as MGWVALGRCAGGGGRLSSILSLSLTSLASSLIFTFLCILTLAFTLVTLARAEDIFEEGKSDKEILDNLLLSTRYDKRLLPPVQDADFCCGMKRPGDSTGLTNQSSIFSNDLENQNKNQNNNHYTSHQYLRTHLRGTLTVNVSVLLLSLASPDESSLKYEVEFLLQQQWYDPRLRYSNRSRYEFLNAIHHYEDIWLPDTYFIMHGDFKDPIIPVHFALRIYRNGTVNYLMRRHLIISCQGSLNIFPFDDPLCSFAIESISYEQTAITYVWKNDEGTLRKSPSLTSLNAYLIKNQTITCPIKVSWRGNYSCLKVDLIFTRDRSFYFTTVFIPGIILVTSSFITFWLEWNAVPARVMIGVTTMLNFFTTSNGFRGTLPVVSNLTAMNVWDGVCMCFIYASLLEFVCVNYVGRKRPMHNVVYRPGENPVTQRLPAVLSRIGIILASPLGKKKREGGATTGGTTGANEIVTCTNCGPNPCTHTATNGCTAELRKKDPPHPIRVAKTIDVIARITFPIAYFMFLTFFFIHYKGTS; from the exons ATGGGTTGGGTGGCGCTAGGGCGGTGTGCGGGTGGTGGCGGCCGCCTCTCGTCCATCCTTTCGCTGTCTCTTACTTCCCTCGCGAGCTCCCTCATCTTCACTTTCCTCTGTATCCTCACACTTGCTTTTACTCTCGTCACTCTTGCGCGTGCTGAAGACAT TTTCGAAGAGGGCAAGTCGGACAAGGAAATTCTGGACAACTTGTTGCTGTCGACGCGTTATGACAAGCGGCTTCTACCCCCGGTCCAAG ATGCTGATTTCTGCTGCGGAATGAAAAGACCTGGTGACAGTACCGGCTTGACAAACCAGTCGTCGATCTTCTCTAACGACCTCGAGAACCAGAACAAGAACCAGAACAATAACCACTATACGTCGCACCAATACCTTCGCACTCACCTTCGTG GAACATTGACTGTGAACGTGAGCGTGCTGTTGTTAAGCTTAGCTTCTCCAGACGAATCCAGTttg AAATACGAGGTGGAATTTTTACTGCAGCAACAATGGTACGATCCACGATTACGTTACAGTAATAGATCcagatatgaatttttaaatgcgattCATCATTACGAAGATATCTGGTTACcggatacatattttataatgcatgGAGATTTCAAGGATCCCATTATTCCCGTACATTTTGCCCTGCGAATATATCGCAATGGCACTGTCAACTACCTTATGCG gcGTCACCTTATCATATCCTGTCAGGGTAGCCTTAACATCTTCCCCTTTGATGACCCATTGTGTTCATTCGCGATTGAGAGCA tatccTACGAGCAGACAGCGATTACGTACGTATGGAAAAACGACGAGGGTACGTTACGAAAAAGTCCAAGCCTAACATCACTGAATGCATATCTCATTAAGAATCAGACAATCACATGTCCGATCAAAGTGAGCTGGAGAG GTAATTACAGCTGCTTAAAAGTGGATCTAATCTTTACGCGAGATCGTTCTTTCTATTTTACTACGGTTTTCATCCCGGGTATTATTTTGGTAACCAGCTCTTTCATCACATTCTGGCTTGAGTGGAACGCCGTGCCGGCGCGAGTGATGATCG GTGTAACAACAATGCTCAACTTTTTCACTACGTCGAATGGCTTCCGGGGAACGCTGCCCGTCGTTTCAAACTTGACTGCCATGAATGTATGGGATGGCGTGTGCATGTGCTTCATCTACGCGAGTCTTCTCGAATTTGTTTGCGTGAACTATGTTGGTCGCAAGCGGCCGATGCACAACGTTGTCTATCGTCCAGGCGAAAATCCCGTCACCCAG CGGCTCCCAGCGGTACTCAGCAGGATAGGAATTATATTGGCCAGCCCTTTG GGTAAAAAGAAGCGGGAAGGCGGAGCTACCACCGGTGGGACTACTGGAGCAAACGAAATCGTCACTTGCACCAACTGTGGACCTAATCCTTGCACGCACACGGCAACGAATGGTTGTACTGCCGAA ctaAGAAAGAAAGACCCGCCACATCCAATTAGGGTGGCGAAAACAATTGATGTGATAGCCAGGATCACTTTTCCAATCGCctattttatgtttcttacTTTCTTCTTCATTCACTATAAGGGCACTTCGTAG
- the LOC126850396 gene encoding glutamate-gated chloride channel isoform X8 gives MGWVALGRCAGGGGRLSSILSLSLTSLASSLIFTFLCILTLAFTLVTLARAEDIFEEGKSDKEILDNLLLSTRYDKRLLPPVQGLLGVTDADFCCGMKRPGDSTGLTNQSSIFSNDLENQNKNQNNNHYTSHQYLRTHLRGTLTVNVSVLLLSLASPDESSLKYEVEFLLQQQWYDPRLRYSNRSRYEFLNAIHHYEDIWLPDTYFIMHGDFKDPIIPVHFALRIYRNGTVNYLMRRHLIISCQGSLNIFPFDDPLCSFAIESISYEQTAITYVWKNDEGTLRKSPSLTSLNAYLIKNQTITCPIKVSWRADGHIIDEDELDDFGNFKCSLCQRRFEEQEPFLMPIRNYSCLKVDLIFTRDRSFYFTTVFIPGIILVTSSFITFWLEWNAVPARVMIGVTTMLNFFTTSNGFRGTLPVVSNLTAMNVWDGVCMCFIYASLLEFVCVNYVGRKRPMHNVVYRPGENPVTQKREGGATTGGTTGANEIVTCTNCGPNPCTHTATNGCTAELRKKDPPHPIRVAKTIDVIARITFPIAYFMFLTFFFIHYKGTS, from the exons ATGGGTTGGGTGGCGCTAGGGCGGTGTGCGGGTGGTGGCGGCCGCCTCTCGTCCATCCTTTCGCTGTCTCTTACTTCCCTCGCGAGCTCCCTCATCTTCACTTTCCTCTGTATCCTCACACTTGCTTTTACTCTCGTCACTCTTGCGCGTGCTGAAGACAT TTTCGAAGAGGGCAAGTCGGACAAGGAAATTCTGGACAACTTGTTGCTGTCGACGCGTTATGACAAGCGGCTTCTACCCCCGGTCCAAG GGCTGTTGGGTGTTACAGATGCTGATTTCTGCTGCGGAATGAAAAGACCTGGTGACAGTACCGGCTTGACAAACCAGTCGTCGATCTTCTCTAACGACCTCGAGAACCAGAACAAGAACCAGAACAATAACCACTATACGTCGCACCAATACCTTCGCACTCACCTTCGTG GAACATTGACTGTGAACGTGAGCGTGCTGTTGTTAAGCTTAGCTTCTCCAGACGAATCCAGTttg AAATACGAGGTGGAATTTTTACTGCAGCAACAATGGTACGATCCACGATTACGTTACAGTAATAGATCcagatatgaatttttaaatgcgattCATCATTACGAAGATATCTGGTTACcggatacatattttataatgcatgGAGATTTCAAGGATCCCATTATTCCCGTACATTTTGCCCTGCGAATATATCGCAATGGCACTGTCAACTACCTTATGCG gcGTCACCTTATCATATCCTGTCAGGGTAGCCTTAACATCTTCCCCTTTGATGACCCATTGTGTTCATTCGCGATTGAGAGCA tatccTACGAGCAGACAGCGATTACGTACGTATGGAAAAACGACGAGGGTACGTTACGAAAAAGTCCAAGCCTAACATCACTGAATGCATATCTCATTAAGAATCAGACAATCACATGTCCGATCAAAGTGAGCTGGAGAG CTGACGGACATATTATCGATGAGGACGAGTTGGATGATTTTGGAAACTTTAAGTGCTCGCTATGCCAGCGCAGGTTTGAGGAGCAAG AACCTTTTTTGATGCCAATAC GTAATTACAGCTGCTTAAAAGTGGATCTAATCTTTACGCGAGATCGTTCTTTCTATTTTACTACGGTTTTCATCCCGGGTATTATTTTGGTAACCAGCTCTTTCATCACATTCTGGCTTGAGTGGAACGCCGTGCCGGCGCGAGTGATGATCG GTGTAACAACAATGCTCAACTTTTTCACTACGTCGAATGGCTTCCGGGGAACGCTGCCCGTCGTTTCAAACTTGACTGCCATGAATGTATGGGATGGCGTGTGCATGTGCTTCATCTACGCGAGTCTTCTCGAATTTGTTTGCGTGAACTATGTTGGTCGCAAGCGGCCGATGCACAACGTTGTCTATCGTCCAGGCGAAAATCCCGTCACCCAG AAGCGGGAAGGCGGAGCTACCACCGGTGGGACTACTGGAGCAAACGAAATCGTCACTTGCACCAACTGTGGACCTAATCCTTGCACGCACACGGCAACGAATGGTTGTACTGCCGAA ctaAGAAAGAAAGACCCGCCACATCCAATTAGGGTGGCGAAAACAATTGATGTGATAGCCAGGATCACTTTTCCAATCGCctattttatgtttcttacTTTCTTCTTCATTCACTATAAGGGCACTTCGTAG
- the LOC126850396 gene encoding glutamate-gated chloride channel isoform X18 produces the protein MGWVALGRCAGGGGRLSSILSLSLTSLASSLIFTFLCILTLAFTLVTLARAEDIFEEGKSDKEILDNLLLSTRYDKRLLPPVQGTLTVNVSVLLLSLASPDESSLKYEVEFLLQQQWYDPRLRYSNRSRYEFLNAIHHYEDIWLPDTYFIMHGDFKDPIIPVHFALRIYRNGTVNYLMRRHLIISCQGSLNIFPFDDPLCSFAIESISYEQTAITYVWKNDEGTLRKSPSLTSLNAYLIKNQTITCPIKVSWRGNYSCLKVDLIFTRDRSFYFTTVFIPGIILVTSSFITFWLEWNAVPARVMIGVTTMLNFFTTSNGFRGTLPVVSNLTAMNVWDGVCMCFIYASLLEFVCVNYVGRKRPMHNVVYRPGENPVTQRLPAVLSRIGIILASPLKREGGATTGGTTGANEIVTCTNCGPNPCTHTATNGCTAELRKKDPPHPIRVAKTIDVIARITFPIAYFMFLTFFFIHYKGTS, from the exons ATGGGTTGGGTGGCGCTAGGGCGGTGTGCGGGTGGTGGCGGCCGCCTCTCGTCCATCCTTTCGCTGTCTCTTACTTCCCTCGCGAGCTCCCTCATCTTCACTTTCCTCTGTATCCTCACACTTGCTTTTACTCTCGTCACTCTTGCGCGTGCTGAAGACAT TTTCGAAGAGGGCAAGTCGGACAAGGAAATTCTGGACAACTTGTTGCTGTCGACGCGTTATGACAAGCGGCTTCTACCCCCGGTCCAAG GAACATTGACTGTGAACGTGAGCGTGCTGTTGTTAAGCTTAGCTTCTCCAGACGAATCCAGTttg AAATACGAGGTGGAATTTTTACTGCAGCAACAATGGTACGATCCACGATTACGTTACAGTAATAGATCcagatatgaatttttaaatgcgattCATCATTACGAAGATATCTGGTTACcggatacatattttataatgcatgGAGATTTCAAGGATCCCATTATTCCCGTACATTTTGCCCTGCGAATATATCGCAATGGCACTGTCAACTACCTTATGCG gcGTCACCTTATCATATCCTGTCAGGGTAGCCTTAACATCTTCCCCTTTGATGACCCATTGTGTTCATTCGCGATTGAGAGCA tatccTACGAGCAGACAGCGATTACGTACGTATGGAAAAACGACGAGGGTACGTTACGAAAAAGTCCAAGCCTAACATCACTGAATGCATATCTCATTAAGAATCAGACAATCACATGTCCGATCAAAGTGAGCTGGAGAG GTAATTACAGCTGCTTAAAAGTGGATCTAATCTTTACGCGAGATCGTTCTTTCTATTTTACTACGGTTTTCATCCCGGGTATTATTTTGGTAACCAGCTCTTTCATCACATTCTGGCTTGAGTGGAACGCCGTGCCGGCGCGAGTGATGATCG GTGTAACAACAATGCTCAACTTTTTCACTACGTCGAATGGCTTCCGGGGAACGCTGCCCGTCGTTTCAAACTTGACTGCCATGAATGTATGGGATGGCGTGTGCATGTGCTTCATCTACGCGAGTCTTCTCGAATTTGTTTGCGTGAACTATGTTGGTCGCAAGCGGCCGATGCACAACGTTGTCTATCGTCCAGGCGAAAATCCCGTCACCCAG CGGCTCCCAGCGGTACTCAGCAGGATAGGAATTATATTGGCCAGCCCTTTG AAGCGGGAAGGCGGAGCTACCACCGGTGGGACTACTGGAGCAAACGAAATCGTCACTTGCACCAACTGTGGACCTAATCCTTGCACGCACACGGCAACGAATGGTTGTACTGCCGAA ctaAGAAAGAAAGACCCGCCACATCCAATTAGGGTGGCGAAAACAATTGATGTGATAGCCAGGATCACTTTTCCAATCGCctattttatgtttcttacTTTCTTCTTCATTCACTATAAGGGCACTTCGTAG